In Blattabacterium cuenoti, a single window of DNA contains:
- the rpsT gene encoding 30S ribosomal protein S20: MGSLKRLRQNKTRRIRNKYIYKSTKTAIKKLLKNKTKYSNVISMIDKLVKKNIIHVNKASRLKNKLKNYISSLS, from the coding sequence ATGGGATCTTTAAAAAGACTTAGACAAAATAAAACTAGACGTATTAGAAATAAATATATATATAAAAGTACAAAAACAGCTATTAAAAAATTGTTAAAAAATAAAACTAAATATTCAAACGTTATTTCTATGATAGATAAATTAGTAAAAAAAAATATTATACATGTTAATAAAGCATCTAGATTAAAAAATAAATTAAAAAATTATATATCATCGTTGTCTTAA
- the murI gene encoding glutamate racemase produces the protein MKYYLPIGILDSGIGGLVIAKEIINYMPNERLFYFGDTKNMPYGNKSKHFIRDYSMRIVSFLFKHQCKAIVIACNSIVSNALDHIQEKFCKKLILFNVIDPVVKNRIFFSYNKIGICATHATIKSQYYQNKMKKNFPNLTISTKSMPLLANFIENGIKKHELNSIIYDNFNSFIKNIDILLLACTHYLFLTNAIQNIFQTNIRIIEIQKIVVQEIITRLYNQNLLNPFPINNNHIIFYTSDFISPIFYAKVQSIFKNNFIFKKINF, from the coding sequence ATGAAATATTATTTACCTATTGGAATATTGGATTCTGGAATTGGGGGTCTTGTTATTGCTAAAGAAATTATCAATTATATGCCTAATGAAAGATTATTTTATTTTGGAGATACAAAAAATATGCCTTATGGAAATAAATCTAAACATTTTATTCGTGATTATTCTATGAGAATAGTGTCTTTTTTATTTAAACATCAATGTAAAGCTATAGTAATAGCATGTAATTCAATTGTATCTAATGCTTTGGATCATATACAAGAAAAATTTTGTAAAAAACTAATATTATTTAATGTTATAGATCCAGTAGTAAAAAATAGAATATTTTTTTCATATAACAAAATTGGCATTTGTGCAACACATGCAACAATCAAATCACAATATTATCAAAATAAAATGAAAAAAAATTTTCCTAATTTAACTATTAGTACAAAATCTATGCCATTGTTAGCTAATTTTATTGAAAATGGGATCAAAAAACATGAGTTAAATTCTATCATTTATGATAATTTTAATTCATTTATAAAAAATATAGATATATTATTACTAGCTTGTACACATTATCTGTTTTTAACAAATGCAATACAAAATATATTTCAAACAAATATTCGCATTATTGAAATACAGAAAATAGTAGTTCAAGAAATCATAACAAGATTATATAATCAAAATTTATTAAATCCTTTTCCTATAAATAATAATCATATTATTTTTTATACTTCTGATTTCATTTCTCCTATTTTTTATGCAAAAGTTCAATCAATTTTTAAAAACAATTTTATTTTCAAAAAAATTAATTTTTAA
- a CDS encoding cytochrome C oxidase Cbb3 — MKIKFNLEIIIISSLSLFICFIIYITFFFPHKESELISNRYYEEEMRYQEIINEKQNLLFLSGNIKILMYTSGIYIIFPKIKNNIFGTYTLLRYSSKNMDVKHNFEIVCNKKKTIFIPCNILKKGNYKLMIRWTSNKTKYFFEKDIFWNE, encoded by the coding sequence ATGAAAATTAAATTCAATTTAGAAATAATAATTATATCATCTTTATCTCTTTTTATTTGTTTTATTATTTATATAACATTTTTTTTTCCTCATAAAGAAAGTGAACTTATATCCAATAGATATTATGAAGAAGAAATGCGGTATCAAGAAATTATAAATGAAAAACAAAATTTATTGTTTCTTTCAGGTAATATTAAAATACTAATGTATACTTCTGGTATATATATAATTTTTCCAAAAATTAAAAATAATATCTTTGGAACTTATACTTTATTACGTTATTCATCTAAAAACATGGATGTTAAACACAATTTTGAAATTGTTTGTAACAAAAAAAAAACAATATTTATTCCATGTAATATTTTGAAAAAAGGAAATTATAAATTAATGATTAGATGGACATCTAATAAAACAAAATATTTTTTTGAAAAAGATATATTTTGGAATGAATAA
- a CDS encoding cbb3-type cytochrome c oxidase N-terminal domain-containing protein, which produces MRRTKVPFFIIIPIILSIIIFIFYIILGIENRTLIYHPISILFFFVIIILLFVLDFINELIYRKQLKSLTEREKQNILDENEGNYFYRLYKFFIYPTKIENVKKINHGFDDIIELDNKLPIWWVHLFIVTIVISVIYLCADLFTDFSNPYKEYKIAHKQQLKDIEIFEKNMPQITIKNAAFNNNLINSGKALFQENCATCHNNDGSGNIGPNLTDDYWINIIEKDLFKNIFSIVWNGSQNNPTMRAFGKTGELKGNDIQKISSYVYFINTNKNNISSRNSGKSPEGKKIINWNRV; this is translated from the coding sequence ATGAGAAGAACGAAAGTCCCTTTTTTTATTATTATTCCTATTATTTTATCAATTATTATTTTTATATTTTATATTATTCTAGGAATAGAAAATAGAACTTTAATATATCATCCAATATCTATACTATTTTTTTTTGTTATAATTATATTATTATTTGTATTAGATTTTATCAATGAATTAATTTATAGAAAACAATTAAAATCATTAACTGAAAGAGAAAAACAAAATATACTTGATGAAAATGAAGGAAATTACTTTTATAGATTATATAAATTTTTTATTTATCCAACAAAGATTGAAAATGTAAAAAAAATTAATCATGGATTTGATGATATTATAGAATTGGATAATAAATTACCAATATGGTGGGTTCATCTATTTATTGTAACAATTGTAATTTCTGTAATTTATTTGTGTGCTGATTTATTTACTGATTTTTCTAATCCATACAAAGAATATAAAATAGCACATAAACAGCAATTAAAAGACATCGAAATATTTGAAAAAAATATGCCACAAATAACTATTAAAAATGCTGCATTTAATAATAATTTAATTAATAGTGGAAAAGCTCTTTTTCAAGAAAATTGTGCTACTTGTCATAATAATGATGGTAGTGGAAATATTGGTCCAAATTTAACAGATGATTATTGGATAAATATAATAGAAAAAGACCTTTTCAAAAATATATTTTCTATTGTATGGAATGGGAGTCAAAATAATCCTACTATGAGAGCATTTGGAAAAACTGGAGAATTAAAAGGTAATGATATTCAAAAAATATCTAGTTATGTATATTTTATAAATACAAATAAAAATAATATTAGTAGTCGTAATAGTGGAAAATCTCCAGAAGGTAAAAAAATTATTAATTGGAATCGTGTTTAA
- the ccoN gene encoding cytochrome-c oxidase, cbb3-type subunit I, which produces MKFKTYYYNNIIVKAFLYATIFWGFIGLLAGLFIALLLIMPTIPEVLLGNKLQHSQGVMGFGRWRMLHTTTAIFAFIGNVIFTGSYYSIQRLLKTRIYSDYLSWIHFFGWQIFILSSWVTFLLGINTSKEYSEHEWPIDILIFIIWLVYGINMIGTIFNRKIKHLYVSIWFFLGTWVAVAMLHVFNNLELPIELLSFKSYSIYAGVQDALMQWWYGHNAVAFILTTPILGLMYYFVPKASNQPVFSYKLSIIHFWSLIFIYIWAGPHHLMYTSLPNWAQMLGTIFSIMLIAPSWGGMLNGLLTLKGDWAKVKKDPILKFFLVGIVCYGMATFEGPMLATKTLNSIAHFTDWIIAHVHLGTLGWNGFMAFGMIYWLTKQLWGSNQLYSKKLINLHFIFGLIGLILYIFPLYLGSILQANMWKSFNPDGTLTYKKFLDTVLYILPFYKARLIGGVIYILGFIMMLYNIYKTIQKGKFINNESFQVIDSYKVNYNETFHGKLETQPIQFTIISFIAVAIGGIIEIIPSLVIKSNIPTINNIKPYTALELEGRDLFVREGCNSCHSAQVRPFRDEVVRYGEYSKAGEFIYDHPFLWGSKRTGPDLAREGGKNPNSWHFNHLNNPRSTSPGSIMPRYPWLVYNKLNRSNTKKKLQAMIKLGVPYTSDSIKNFNHNMDIQANKIVFDIYKENPKLKMEMDIQKKIYKNKFIPLEQREVIAIISYLQRLGIDIKINK; this is translated from the coding sequence ATGAAATTTAAAACATATTATTATAATAATATAATTGTAAAAGCATTTTTATATGCTACTATATTTTGGGGATTTATTGGGTTATTAGCAGGATTATTTATTGCCTTATTATTAATTATGCCAACAATTCCGGAAGTTTTGTTAGGGAATAAATTACAACATTCTCAAGGAGTAATGGGTTTTGGCCGTTGGAGAATGCTACATACTACAACAGCTATATTTGCTTTTATTGGTAATGTTATTTTTACTGGATCTTATTATTCGATACAAAGATTATTAAAAACTAGAATTTATAGCGATTATCTGAGTTGGATACATTTTTTTGGATGGCAAATTTTTATTTTGTCATCTTGGGTAACTTTTTTATTAGGAATTAATACTAGTAAAGAATATTCTGAACATGAATGGCCAATCGATATATTAATTTTTATTATTTGGTTGGTGTATGGTATTAATATGATTGGTACTATTTTTAATAGAAAAATTAAACATTTATATGTTAGTATATGGTTTTTTTTAGGAACTTGGGTAGCTGTTGCTATGTTACATGTTTTTAATAATCTTGAATTACCTATTGAATTATTATCTTTTAAAAGTTATTCTATATATGCAGGAGTTCAAGATGCATTAATGCAGTGGTGGTATGGGCACAATGCTGTAGCATTTATATTAACTACTCCAATATTAGGATTAATGTATTATTTTGTTCCTAAAGCGTCTAATCAACCTGTTTTTTCTTATAAATTATCTATTATACATTTTTGGTCTTTAATATTTATATATATATGGGCAGGACCACATCATCTTATGTATACTTCATTACCAAATTGGGCACAAATGTTAGGAACTATTTTTTCTATTATGTTAATTGCACCTTCTTGGGGAGGAATGTTAAATGGATTATTGACTTTAAAAGGAGATTGGGCTAAAGTTAAAAAAGATCCTATTTTAAAATTTTTTTTGGTAGGCATTGTATGTTATGGAATGGCGACTTTTGAAGGTCCAATGTTAGCTACTAAAACATTAAATTCTATTGCGCATTTTACAGATTGGATAATTGCTCATGTTCATTTAGGAACATTAGGATGGAATGGATTTATGGCTTTTGGAATGATTTATTGGTTAACGAAACAATTATGGGGTAGTAATCAATTGTATTCCAAGAAATTAATAAATTTACATTTTATATTTGGATTAATAGGATTAATATTATACATTTTTCCTCTTTATTTGGGATCTATTTTGCAAGCTAATATGTGGAAATCATTTAATCCTGATGGAACGTTAACATATAAAAAATTTTTAGATACTGTATTATATATTTTACCTTTTTATAAAGCAAGATTGATAGGTGGAGTAATTTATATTTTAGGTTTTATTATGATGTTATATAATATATATAAAACTATTCAAAAAGGAAAATTTATCAACAATGAATCTTTTCAAGTAATTGATTCATATAAAGTAAATTATAATGAAACATTTCATGGAAAATTGGAAACACAACCTATACAATTTACTATTATTTCTTTTATAGCAGTTGCTATAGGAGGAATAATAGAAATTATTCCATCTTTAGTTATAAAATCAAATATTCCTACTATTAACAATATCAAGCCTTATACAGCTTTAGAATTAGAAGGTAGAGATTTATTCGTAAGAGAAGGTTGTAATTCTTGTCATAGTGCTCAAGTTCGACCATTTAGAGATGAAGTAGTTCGTTATGGAGAATATTCAAAAGCTGGAGAATTTATTTATGATCATCCTTTTCTTTGGGGATCTAAACGTACAGGTCCAGATTTAGCTAGAGAAGGAGGTAAAAATCCAAATTCGTGGCATTTTAATCATCTAAATAATCCTCGGTCTACTTCACCTGGTTCTATTATGCCAAGATATCCTTGGCTAGTATATAATAAATTAAATAGGTCGAATACAAAGAAAAAACTTCAAGCAATGATTAAACTTGGAGTACCGTATACTTCAGATAGTATAAAAAATTTTAATCACAATATGGATATACAAGCAAACAAAATTGTTTTTGATATTTATAAGGAAAATCCAAAATTAAAAATGGAAATGGACATTCAAAAAAAAATATATAAAAATAAATTTATTCCTTTAGAACAAAGAGAAGTCATTGCTATTATATCTTATCTTCAAAGATTAGGTATTGATATTAAAATAAATAAATAA
- a CDS encoding transketolase — protein sequence MYINAKKKHYLTDLCSQVRRDILRMVNDANSGHPGGALGCTEYLVALYHEIMFFNSKKFTMSGHNEDLFFLSNGHISPVYYSVLARSGFFSIQELATFRKLNSRLQGHPSSHDGLPGIRISSGSLGQGMSVAIGAALSKKLDKNDNKLVYSLHGDGELNEGQMWESILYAGSKKIDNYIATIDYNGQQIDGTTDDVLPLGNLKKKFESFDWIVLEEYEGNNIEKVINILKQAKYQTNKRFPILIILHTKMGYGVDFMVGNNIWHGKPVNKEELKKALNQIPETLGDYPII from the coding sequence ATGTATATAAATGCTAAAAAAAAACATTATTTGACGGATCTATGTTCTCAAGTAAGAAGAGATATATTACGTATGGTTAATGATGCAAATTCTGGACATCCAGGTGGGGCATTAGGATGCACAGAATATTTAGTAGCATTGTATCATGAAATAATGTTTTTTAATTCAAAAAAGTTTACAATGAGTGGTCATAATGAAGATTTATTTTTTTTATCTAATGGACATATTTCTCCAGTATATTATAGTGTATTAGCTCGTTCAGGATTTTTTTCTATTCAAGAACTTGCTACTTTTAGAAAATTAAATTCTCGTTTACAAGGGCATCCATCTAGTCATGATGGCCTTCCAGGAATTAGAATATCTTCAGGATCCTTAGGTCAAGGAATGTCAGTGGCTATTGGAGCTGCATTATCTAAAAAATTAGATAAAAATGATAATAAACTTGTTTATAGTTTACATGGAGATGGAGAATTAAATGAAGGACAAATGTGGGAATCTATTTTATATGCAGGATCTAAAAAAATAGATAATTATATAGCTACGATAGATTATAATGGCCAACAAATAGATGGAACAACTGATGATGTACTGCCTTTAGGAAATTTAAAAAAAAAATTTGAGTCATTTGATTGGATAGTGTTAGAAGAATATGAAGGTAATAATATTGAAAAAGTTATTAATATTTTAAAACAAGCTAAATATCAAACTAACAAAAGATTTCCTATTTTAATTATCCTTCATACTAAAATGGGATATGGAGTTGATTTTATGGTTGGCAATAATATATGGCATGGAAAACCAGTAAATAAAGAAGAATTAAAAAAAGCACTAAATCAAATTCCTGAAACATTAGGAGATTATCCAATAATATAA
- the smpB gene encoding SsrA-binding protein SmpB encodes MNYIFQLYIDDMINKKAKFYYYLLEEYIAGIKLFGAEVKSIRKNKVNITDSFCKIINHELYSINIYIEKYQTSNQNTYQYENNRKRKLLLTKHELNRIQKKLKNSELTIIPFKLFFSKTGYAKLKIFIAKGKKIYDKREIIKKRDWLRKKI; translated from the coding sequence ATGAATTATATTTTTCAATTATATATAGATGATATGATAAATAAAAAAGCTAAATTTTATTATTACTTATTAGAAGAATACATAGCTGGAATTAAACTTTTTGGAGCAGAAGTTAAATCTATCAGAAAAAATAAAGTAAATATCACAGATAGTTTTTGTAAAATTATAAATCATGAATTATATTCTATTAATATATATATAGAAAAATATCAAACTAGTAATCAAAATACATATCAATATGAAAATAATAGAAAAAGAAAATTATTGTTAACTAAGCATGAACTAAATAGAATACAAAAAAAACTAAAAAATTCAGAATTAACTATAATTCCTTTTAAATTATTTTTTAGTAAAACAGGATATGCAAAATTAAAAATTTTTATAGCAAAAGGAAAAAAAATATATGATAAACGTGAAATTATTAAAAAAAGAGATTGGCTTAGAAAAAAAATATAA
- a CDS encoding NADP-dependent malic enzyme produces MEKKIKNLRDEALNYHSKFPTGKIQISPTKNYRSQRDLSLAYSPGVAEPCKEIYRSYNRVYKYTSKGNLVAVITNGSAVLGLGNIGALASKPVMEGKALLFKIFSGIDVFDIEINESDPNKFIEIVKAIAPTFGGINLEDIKSPEAFEIEKRLKFELDIPVMHDDQHGTAIISGAALLNALNYVKKNITKIKMIVNGAGSAAISCTRLYKQLGVKPENIMMFDSKGLLHISRKDLTKEKKEFAVNTKLQNLSEAIKHSDVFIGLSIGGVLTTKMLKSMSKNPIVFAMANPDPEIDYNLAIEARSDVIIATGRSDYPNQVNNVLGFPYIFRGALDVRATIINDEMKLAAVYAIASLAKEPVPEQVNIIYNKKNISFGKDYIIPKPFDNRLITRVAPAVAKAAMDSGVARTPIINWNEYREILLDRMEYENKLIRMIQKRAQSNPKKIVFCNGEEYNILKSIQILQEKGIILNSTIVLGNKNKIKTLIHKHNLKINPIIFDPKKNDQKVKDYVEIFLKKNIIQSNAYNILQNSDYFGAMLVDQGEADIVITGYSNPFLSSLEPMLKIIGTNNLCKKTAGLIILLTKNGPIFLADIAVIKNPTKIELARIAIMTAQVVKYFDIEPCIAILSFNNFLYKTNKISQTVEFLHKKYPNLVVINRELQTNLSFNNNIVDNNLTCSKIVNNKENIFIFPNIESGNLTYKFFIGLEKIKTIGPVLLGMKKPVYIMHMKSNIEEIVNLSTFSVIDAQIRSL; encoded by the coding sequence ATGGAAAAAAAAATAAAAAATCTTAGAGATGAAGCTTTAAATTATCATAGTAAATTTCCAACTGGAAAAATACAAATATCTCCTACTAAAAATTATAGAAGTCAAAGAGATTTATCTTTAGCTTATTCTCCAGGAGTAGCAGAACCATGTAAAGAAATTTATCGATCTTATAATAGAGTATATAAATATACTTCTAAAGGTAATTTAGTAGCAGTTATTACTAATGGATCAGCAGTCTTAGGTCTTGGGAATATAGGAGCTTTAGCCTCAAAACCAGTAATGGAAGGTAAAGCCCTTTTATTTAAAATTTTTTCAGGTATAGATGTATTTGATATAGAAATTAATGAATCTGATCCCAATAAATTTATTGAAATAGTTAAAGCTATAGCTCCAACTTTTGGAGGAATTAATTTAGAAGATATTAAATCTCCAGAAGCTTTTGAAATAGAAAAAAGATTAAAATTTGAATTAGATATTCCAGTTATGCATGATGATCAACATGGAACTGCTATTATTTCTGGGGCTGCTTTACTTAATGCTTTAAATTATGTAAAAAAAAATATTACAAAAATTAAAATGATAGTCAATGGAGCAGGATCTGCAGCTATTTCTTGTACAAGATTATATAAACAATTAGGAGTTAAACCAGAAAATATTATGATGTTTGATAGCAAGGGATTACTACATATTTCAAGAAAGGATTTAACTAAAGAAAAAAAAGAATTTGCTGTAAATACTAAATTACAAAATTTATCTGAAGCTATTAAACATTCTGATGTATTTATTGGGTTATCTATAGGAGGAGTATTGACTACAAAAATGTTAAAAAGTATGTCAAAAAATCCTATAGTATTTGCTATGGCTAATCCAGATCCTGAAATTGATTATAATTTAGCAATAGAAGCTAGATCTGATGTTATTATAGCCACAGGAAGAAGTGATTATCCTAATCAAGTCAATAACGTATTAGGATTTCCATATATTTTTCGAGGAGCACTCGATGTTAGAGCAACTATTATAAATGACGAAATGAAATTAGCAGCTGTTTATGCTATAGCATCTTTGGCTAAAGAACCAGTTCCAGAACAAGTAAATATCATTTATAATAAAAAGAATATTTCATTTGGAAAAGATTATATAATTCCAAAACCTTTTGATAATCGTTTAATTACTCGAGTAGCTCCTGCTGTAGCTAAAGCAGCTATGGATAGTGGAGTTGCAAGAACTCCAATTATAAATTGGAATGAATATAGAGAAATATTATTAGATAGAATGGAATATGAGAATAAACTTATTAGAATGATTCAAAAAAGAGCTCAATCTAATCCAAAAAAAATCGTGTTTTGCAATGGAGAAGAATATAATATTTTAAAATCTATTCAAATATTACAAGAAAAAGGAATAATATTAAATTCAACAATTGTTTTAGGAAATAAAAATAAAATTAAAACATTAATTCATAAACATAATCTAAAAATAAATCCTATTATTTTTGATCCTAAAAAAAATGATCAAAAAGTCAAAGATTATGTTGAAATTTTTTTAAAAAAAAATATCATTCAATCTAATGCATATAATATTCTACAAAATAGTGATTATTTTGGGGCAATGTTGGTTGATCAAGGAGAAGCAGATATTGTAATTACTGGATATTCTAATCCATTTTTATCTAGTTTAGAACCAATGTTAAAAATAATTGGTACAAATAATTTATGTAAAAAAACTGCTGGATTGATAATTTTATTAACTAAAAATGGACCTATATTTTTAGCAGATATTGCAGTTATCAAAAATCCTACTAAAATAGAATTAGCTAGAATTGCTATTATGACAGCTCAAGTAGTAAAATATTTTGATATAGAACCATGTATAGCAATATTATCTTTTAATAATTTTTTATATAAAACAAATAAAATATCTCAAACTGTAGAGTTTTTACATAAAAAATATCCAAATTTAGTAGTTATAAATAGAGAATTACAGACAAATTTATCGTTCAATAATAATATAGTTGATAATAATTTAACATGTTCTAAAATAGTTAATAATAAGGAAAATATTTTTATTTTTCCTAATATTGAATCAGGAAATTTAACCTATAAATTTTTCATTGGATTAGAAAAAATAAAAACAATTGGTCCAGTTTTATTAGGAATGAAAAAACCAGTATATATTATGCACATGAAATCTAATATAGAAGAAATAGTAAATCTTTCTACTTTTTCAGTGATTGATGCACAAATTAGATCTTTATAA
- a CDS encoding transketolase family protein: protein MQIQYENQGFKETRAGFGKALVFLGQNNNKIVALCADLTSSLSMKTFAKKFPNRFFQIGIAEANMIGIAAGLSIGDYIPFTGTFANFATSRVYDQIRQSIAYSKKNVKICASHSGLTLGEDGATHQSLEDIGMMKMLPGMTVINTCDYNQTYAATIAISKHIGPVYLRFGRPAVANFTNINQPFQIGKALILKEGKDITIVCTGHLVWECLEAAKILDKTMNISCEIINVHTIKPLDQQTILNSIRKTKCIVTAEEHNYWGGLGESISRIIMTNHQNNTTIQSIIAVNDTFGESGKPMELLKKYHLDKEAVIHHVKMIIEKKLVKK, encoded by the coding sequence ATGCAAATACAGTATGAAAATCAAGGATTCAAAGAAACTAGAGCTGGATTTGGAAAAGCGTTAGTATTTTTAGGTCAAAATAATAATAAAATAGTTGCATTATGTGCAGATTTAACTAGTTCTTTATCAATGAAAACATTTGCTAAAAAATTTCCTAATCGATTTTTTCAAATAGGTATAGCAGAAGCAAATATGATTGGCATTGCTGCTGGATTAAGTATTGGAGATTATATTCCTTTTACAGGTACATTTGCGAATTTTGCAACATCTCGTGTATATGATCAAATTCGTCAATCTATTGCATATTCTAAAAAAAATGTTAAAATATGTGCTTCACATTCTGGATTAACTTTAGGAGAAGACGGTGCAACACATCAAAGTTTAGAAGATATTGGAATGATGAAAATGTTACCTGGTATGACGGTTATTAATACTTGTGATTATAATCAAACTTATGCTGCAACTATAGCTATATCAAAACATATAGGCCCTGTATATTTACGTTTTGGAAGACCAGCAGTAGCGAATTTTACTAATATCAATCAACCATTTCAAATTGGAAAAGCTTTAATTTTAAAAGAAGGAAAAGATATCACTATTGTATGTACAGGACATTTAGTGTGGGAATGTTTGGAAGCCGCAAAAATATTAGACAAGACTATGAACATTAGTTGTGAAATAATAAATGTACATACAATTAAACCTTTAGATCAACAAACTATTCTTAATTCTATAAGAAAAACAAAATGCATTGTGACTGCAGAAGAACATAATTATTGGGGGGGGTTAGGCGAAAGTATTTCTAGAATTATTATGACCAATCATCAAAATAATACTACTATACAAAGTATAATTGCTGTAAACGATACATTTGGAGAAAGTGGAAAACCAATGGAACTTTTAAAAAAATATCATTTAGATAAAGAAGCAGTTATACATCATGTAAAAATGATAATTGAAAAAAAATTAGTTAAAAAATAA
- a CDS encoding 3-phosphoshikimate 1-carboxyvinyltransferase: MYSACNIQIKKENNNLSGDIIISGSKSISNRLLILKAIYPNDIYIKNLSNCEDTKLLENSLLSSSNILDINHAGTAMRFLTSYLSIIDKREVILTGSKRMKERPIYILVNALNKLGAKITYLEKIGYPPIKIFGKKILGGEIEVNATISSQYISALMLIASKFDNGLKIILKDKITSIPYINMTFHLLNQIGIKILWNSNFIQIYPGKKQIIKYFYIESDWSSASYYYSMAALSKNVKLTLKSYTKDSIQGDKEVCYIYKKYFGISTIFSKKTIMLQKSSINFVLPKFIHLDLNKTPDIAQTIAVTCSCLRIKCLLNGLETLKIKETDRLQALKHELYKFGIKINITNSSLEILDFFSISNNKDYQVNTYQDHRMAMAFSAFSLFFPINILKSNVVEKSYPLFWKDLYKLGFVIQSI; the protein is encoded by the coding sequence ATGTATTCTGCTTGCAATATTCAAATTAAAAAAGAAAATAATAATTTATCAGGAGATATTATAATTAGTGGATCTAAAAGTATTTCTAATCGTTTATTAATTTTGAAAGCTATATATCCAAATGATATTTATATTAAAAATTTATCTAATTGTGAAGACACAAAATTATTAGAAAATAGTTTATTAAGTTCTTCTAATATATTAGATATTAATCATGCTGGAACTGCTATGCGATTTTTAACATCTTACTTATCTATTATAGATAAAAGAGAAGTGATTTTAACGGGATCAAAAAGAATGAAAGAAAGACCCATATATATATTAGTAAACGCATTAAATAAACTTGGAGCTAAAATTACTTATTTAGAAAAAATTGGATATCCTCCAATTAAAATATTTGGAAAAAAAATATTAGGAGGAGAAATAGAGGTGAATGCAACTATAAGTAGTCAATATATTAGTGCTCTTATGTTAATTGCAAGTAAATTTGATAATGGCTTAAAAATTATTTTAAAAGATAAAATTACATCTATTCCATATATTAATATGACTTTTCATTTATTAAATCAAATAGGTATTAAAATATTATGGAATAGTAATTTTATTCAAATTTATCCAGGTAAAAAACAAATAATAAAATATTTTTATATTGAATCTGATTGGAGTTCTGCATCTTATTATTATTCTATGGCTGCTTTATCAAAAAACGTAAAATTAACTTTAAAATCTTATACTAAAGATAGTATTCAAGGAGATAAAGAAGTATGTTATATATATAAAAAATATTTTGGAATATCAACAATTTTTAGTAAAAAAACAATAATGTTACAAAAATCATCTATTAATTTTGTTTTACCTAAATTTATTCATTTAGATTTGAATAAAACACCAGATATAGCACAAACAATTGCTGTTACTTGTTCTTGTTTAAGAATAAAATGTTTATTAAATGGATTAGAAACTCTTAAAATTAAAGAAACAGATAGATTACAAGCGTTAAAACATGAGTTATATAAATTTGGTATTAAAATTAATATTACAAATTCTAGTTTAGAAATATTAGATTTTTTTTCTATTTCAAACAATAAGGATTATCAAGTAAATACGTATCAAGATCATAGAATGGCAATGGCATTTTCTGCATTTAGTTTATTTTTTCCAATTAATATATTAAAATCCAATGTAGTAGAAAAGTCATATCCTTTATTTTGGAAAGATTTATATAAATTAGGATTTGTAATTCAATCAATTTAA